In Gemmatimonadota bacterium, a single window of DNA contains:
- a CDS encoding DUF2461 domain-containing protein, which translates to MTIFPGFAPEALKFLKQLKRHNEREWFKARKEQFDELLLEPMKLFVEEMDVRLARTVPEISGSPKRAIFRIYRDTRFSKDKSPYKTHVACWFSHVRASHGVGGETHGAGAGYYFHLEPGESIVAGGIWMPARPTLAAIRDGIAERGGELKKLLKGRALASRFGALSEEGKLTRTPRGYDPAHEHAELLRHASFTVSAPLDDAMVVSGKLAQQVEKDFKAMAPLVRWINDTLGYPPSAQR; encoded by the coding sequence ATGACGATCTTTCCCGGCTTTGCGCCCGAGGCGTTGAAGTTCCTCAAGCAGCTCAAGCGCCACAACGAGCGCGAGTGGTTCAAGGCGCGGAAGGAACAGTTTGACGAGCTGCTGCTCGAACCGATGAAGCTGTTCGTGGAGGAGATGGACGTGCGGTTGGCGCGCACGGTCCCGGAAATCTCCGGCAGCCCCAAGCGTGCGATCTTCCGCATTTACCGCGACACGCGGTTCTCCAAGGACAAGTCGCCATACAAAACCCACGTGGCCTGCTGGTTTTCGCACGTTCGTGCGTCTCACGGAGTAGGAGGCGAAACGCACGGTGCCGGGGCCGGGTACTACTTCCACCTGGAGCCGGGGGAGTCGATCGTTGCTGGCGGCATCTGGATGCCGGCGCGTCCGACGCTCGCGGCGATTCGCGACGGGATCGCCGAACGTGGCGGAGAGTTGAAGAAGCTGCTGAAGGGACGAGCACTGGCGAGCCGCTTCGGCGCGCTGAGCGAGGAGGGGAAGTTGACGCGCACGCCGCGCGGCTACGATCCCGCGCACGAACACGCCGAGCTGTTGCGGCACGCCTCGTTCACGGTCTCGGCGCCGCTGGACGATGCCATGGTGGTATCGGGCAAGCTTGCGCAGCAGGTCGAAAAGGACTTCAAGGCGATGGCGCCCCTGGTGCGGTGGATCAATGACACGCTGGGGTACCCGCCGTCAGCGCAGCGTTAG